AGTTATGATTGGTTAAATTTATAATAGAAGGTTGTTTACTATGTCTGAGTGGAGCAGCAGTTGGccatattattttctttgtttaaaaTCTTTTGAACTTTCATGGTTGTGTGTACTCTATCACAAAGAGATTTTCTGATAAGCCATCATCCTAGAATGCCAAGATATCATAACTACAGTTTAAAGTGGATGTGCTCCTAGGAATCTTTATTCTGATCCATGGTGCTCCCGTTTGAAGAAGCCATCCATCTAGGCATGTCATTAAAATTGATTCTACATTCCTTTTTCTCGTTTAGTTTATCTACTCAGCATCAACGGATGGAAAAATTAAGACTTGGCTTTATGACGACATGGGGCCAAGATATGACGATGATGCACCAGGTCGCTCTTCTGTCGTGATGGCATTCAGTACTGATGGAACAAGGTTCAGATCGACAGCGTTCAAGCTTTATTTCAtattgtctctttttttttttatactgaaataacttattttaaagattttatCTTGCTATAGGTTATTCTCGCAGGGGACCAATATAGAAGGAGAGTCGCACTTAGTTGAATGGGATGAAAGGATGTGGACCATCAGGCGCTGGTATTGTGGACTTGGAAGGAGACTTGGCGGGATTGGACAGTTTGATATTTCCAAAAACGGATTTTTGGCTGTTGGTGACGAGTGCATGGTCAAATTTTGGGATATGGAAAATATCAATATTTTGACAACTAACGATGCTGAAGGAGGATTGCCGGTAATTGGTTGTTGTTAATCTCTGTTGGCTGAATTAACTGAATCTTTCTATTAAATATCCCACTCTTTAACTTTGCAAGCTTCACCTTGTATTAGATTTAACAAGGAAGGAACTCTATTAGCCGTCTCAACAATTGACAATGGTATAAAAATTTTAGCAAATCCTGATGGGATGATGCTGCTAAGGACAGTGGAAAATCGGTTATTTTGATTCTTCTAGAGTCACTGGTGGAAGTCTTGTGAAGGTAAGCTTTTTCAAGAGTACACTAACTTTATGGGAAGAAGTCCCAATAGTCCATTGGAGTGGGCTAAAAACCAAAGACTTGATAACACTAATTATTCAATTAGTGCTCTTTCGATACCTAGACTTTGATTAATTTGTTAGCTTAAGTGTCCACACAATATTGACCATTTTATTAACCTATGCCACTAATTGGTGTCCATGCATGAGTGCgcaacaaaggaaaataaatgttgacacctcaattttaattaggttaatattattaattaaaattttaatttattttgtcttttcggataagcaaataacaaataaaaacaacaaaacaaaaaaataaaacagcaagaaaaacaGAAGCCAGCAGCccatttttctccctcttttcccCTCCGCATGGGCCTCTACGgcccactttccttctccttcgGCCCAGCCCTTttcggtcttcttcctccttcgtcCACTCTGCAACACACGCGCAAAGGGCGCGATGCCGGAtgagcggacggacggcgacgcgCGTGAGAAAGGGGGGGCAGCTGGAGGGCAGgtggcggatgggacgccgATTCGGTCATGGGGGTCCGGTTGACAAGCCAAAGACCGGCGGCTGAGCCTCTCCATCGACcggacctcctcgcctataaatagcggagCATTTCCGTCATTGAAGGACACACCAGAGAAGATCGCGAGCTTGGAAACCTCCtcctgagagacttcggaggaggttgaagagtgagcgagagagagagagggctgcGAGCTCCGAGAGatcccctgagagacttcggggaactCAAAGAGCGAGCAAGGGTGAAGCGATCGGGTCGTGAGCTCAACGACCTCCCTCCGaaagacttcgggggaggctgGTGGCGAGCGAACCCAGATCTACGAGAACTCGAGagcaaagagaggagagagatcgAAGCCGTGAGCATTCGAGcttcccccgagagacttcaggggaggcttGACGCTCGCGAGCCCAGATCAAAGGGAGGAAGCAGAGTTTGGGCACCCTCCACCGAAGACTTGTCTTTGccgatgctgctgctgctccgccgccgtcgccgtcgccgccgcaacCCCCATTGTCTAGTCCTCGTTGATGCCGCCATCACCACGAACAGGTAGTGctaccgccgccaccgccgccgtcgctgTCACCGTCGCCATAGCCTCCCCCTCTCCACAATtcaaccgccgccgccaccgcgccgcgccgccgccgtcaccgTCATCCCCGCGGTTGTGCCTCGACCCTCTCCCccctcggcgccgcggattcacaaaccctagggtttgcgatttccgGTCACAAAGTGGATCCGGGTTTGGAGAGCGGGTAGGGTTTCCGCGATTTAAGGGGCGGCGAGAACCGGGTTGAGAGTTGGGTCGGACCCGGGTAGGGTTCACGGGAGCCGAGTCGCGGAGCGGGTCAATGGATCCGGGTCTTCGGGCCGGGCATCCTCA
This genomic stretch from Eucalyptus grandis isolate ANBG69807.140 chromosome 3, ASM1654582v1, whole genome shotgun sequence harbors:
- the LOC104437093 gene encoding protein TOPLESS-RELATED PROTEIN 2 encodes the protein MGPRYDDDAPGRSSVVMAFSTDGTRLFSQGTNIEGESHLVEWDERMWTIRRWYCGLGRRLGGIGQFDISKNGFLAVGDECMVKFWDMENINILTTNDAEGGLPVIGCC